One Malania oleifera isolate guangnan ecotype guangnan chromosome 9, ASM2987363v1, whole genome shotgun sequence DNA segment encodes these proteins:
- the LOC131163668 gene encoding putative RING-H2 finger protein ATL69 isoform X1, translated as MSAANPPESASSVGLGYGIAIAVSILVLISTIMLASYACVRVKAGGGRGGGGGGPGRGEISGRSLQSVGGVLPETVVVVGLEGPVIESFPKLVLGESRRLPRPNNGPCSICLSEYKAKDMVRCVPECNHCFHSDCIDEWLRMSATCPLCRNSPSPSAGPTPVATPMSEVTPLPFHARKAW; from the exons atGTCGGCGGCGAACCCGCCGGAGTCGGCGAGCAGCGTCGGCCTCGGCTACGGCATCGCCATTGCGGTCAGCATCCTGGTGCTTATCTCGACCATCATGCTCGCCTCTTACGCTTGCGTGAGAGTGAAGGCCGGCGGCGGAAGAGGGGGTGGAGGCGGCGGCCCCGGAAGAGGTGAGATAAGCGGGAGGAGCCTCCAGTCTGTCGGCGGAGTATTGCCGGAGACGGTGGTGGTGGTGGGCTTGGAGGGGCCCGTGATAGAGTCGTTTCCGAAATTGGTACTGGGCGAGAGCCGGCGACTGCCCAGGCCCAACAACGGCCCATGCTCCATATGCCTGTCAGAGTACAAGGCGAAGGATATGGTGCGGTGCGTTCCAGAGTGCAACCACTGCTTCCATTCTGATTGCATTGATGAGTGGCTCCGGATGAGCGCCACGTGTCCTCTCTGCCGGAATTCTCCGAGCCCATCCGCGGGCCCCACACCGGTTGCCACACCTATGTCCGAAGTGACACCCTTGCCCTTCCATGCTAG GAAAGCATGGTAA
- the LOC131163668 gene encoding putative RING-H2 finger protein ATL69 isoform X2, whose product MSAANPPESASSVGLGYGIAIAVSILVLISTIMLASYACVRVKAGGGRGGGGGGPGRGEISGRSLQSVGGVLPETVVVVGLEGPVIESFPKLVLGESRRLPRPNNGPCSICLSEYKAKDMVRCVPECNHCFHSDCIDEWLRMSATCPLCRNSPSPSAGPTPVATPMSEVTPLPFHAR is encoded by the coding sequence atGTCGGCGGCGAACCCGCCGGAGTCGGCGAGCAGCGTCGGCCTCGGCTACGGCATCGCCATTGCGGTCAGCATCCTGGTGCTTATCTCGACCATCATGCTCGCCTCTTACGCTTGCGTGAGAGTGAAGGCCGGCGGCGGAAGAGGGGGTGGAGGCGGCGGCCCCGGAAGAGGTGAGATAAGCGGGAGGAGCCTCCAGTCTGTCGGCGGAGTATTGCCGGAGACGGTGGTGGTGGTGGGCTTGGAGGGGCCCGTGATAGAGTCGTTTCCGAAATTGGTACTGGGCGAGAGCCGGCGACTGCCCAGGCCCAACAACGGCCCATGCTCCATATGCCTGTCAGAGTACAAGGCGAAGGATATGGTGCGGTGCGTTCCAGAGTGCAACCACTGCTTCCATTCTGATTGCATTGATGAGTGGCTCCGGATGAGCGCCACGTGTCCTCTCTGCCGGAATTCTCCGAGCCCATCCGCGGGCCCCACACCGGTTGCCACACCTATGTCCGAAGTGACACCCTTGCCCTTCCATGCTAGGtga